Genomic window (Miscanthus floridulus cultivar M001 unplaced genomic scaffold, ASM1932011v1 fs_475_7_8, whole genome shotgun sequence):
CTGCGAGCAAAACTACAGTGTTAGGTACCACACAAACCATGTCTGAGTGATCAAATACTAGTTTGGTTTCATTCTTTCCATTGCACTCCCTGATTAGATATTTAGATCAACAGAACCTCTTGAAGTAACTGTCACTGGACAATTGTAGCTGCCAATGCCTCTCACAGCTAAGTTTAAAGGATCATCAAAACTACAATTGGAGTATGTGGATGGAGAACACAAAATAGTAAAAGAAACATCCATCACAGTAGAGGAAATAACAATAGTAACTTTCACTTACAGGGTCCCTGCGACTCTTGTGCTAACATGTGATACATCCGGAGGTAGAAGCTTTGCCAGACCAAAATCAGATATTTTTGGTGTGAGATCCTTATCGAGAAGTATATTGCTTGCCTTGATGTCGCGGTGAACAATGTGGGGGCGGACACTGTCATGGAGGAAAGCTAATCCTTGAGCAACACCAATGCAGATATTTACCCGAGTTCTCCAGTTGAACTGGATGTTGCTATGTCCCGAACCTACAGCACGGCAAGCACGGGAATGTTACAGGATGTAAACATTTTACCTTGCTAAAAGGATATTACTCCAGAAAACAATATTCAGAATTCAGTAAAGAGAACTACCTAGAAGGATATGTGCAAGACTATTATTTTCAAGATAATTGTAGACAAGGATCCTGTGGTTTCCTTCTACACAGCACCCATAGAGTTTGACAAGGTTCTCATGTGCTACATCAGAGATTGCAAGAAGCTCATTAAGAAACTCCTTTGCACCTTGTCTAGAATGTAAAGACAGAACCTTTACTGCAATAGCTGTTCCATCCTTGAGTGTTCCCTGAAGTGGTAAGTTAGAAAGGTTTTAAACACCAGTAATGCATTCTGGTCCTTTATCAAATTGGAAGTAGTTATGCTACTACCTTGTAGACAGGTCCATAACCCCCCTCACCAATCTTATTGCTTTGGTCAAAATTTGATGTGGCACTAACCAGTTCCCTGTAGCTGTATCTTGTTATATTCTCAGAACCAGTGAAATCTGCAGAAATAAGTCTAAGTGTCATGAAGGAAGGCAGATTCATTAAAAGTAGAAAACAAGTATACTACTTTTGAAATGGTGATCTTTTTACATAACTGTAGGCATAAGAGATCTTACAATCGTCAGATGGATTGTCTTGTTGGTGTGGCCCCCTTTTCCTCTTGAAAAAGTGAGCAAAACAACTCATTCCTGACGTGTTTCAAACTACCGGTGCCCACCGTTGTGCAGTGTATCATTTAACTGAGATGGCAGTCCAGtatctgttgggtttcaactctagcctaccccaacttgtttgggacttaaaggctttgttgttgttgttgttgttgtggcagTCCAGTATCCTGAAACATGAGGGCATGAACAGAGGCTCTGCTTATGCAAGAAATAGCAGTATACACAATACACTAGGCAACTTGCAACAATAAAAAATGAGAAAAATTTGTGCTTAGCAAAAATGGAAACCTAAGGAAAAAGCCAGAGACTGAATGCTACTAATCACTAGAAAGTGTATATCCTTTtctaaaaaaactagaaaatGTATATGGGCAAAAATTACTTTCCCACAATTGCAGTAGCAGGAAAGGATATCTATGTATGCAGTACTGTATGTCTGTAATGACGAAAACTTATCAGAACCCGCTAAAACAGTACTGATGTGATATGTGCATTCCAGTTAGAAAACAAAAGATATTTTCTTTGTTTGTTTTGGCATTCCAGTTGAGGGGGGAAGGGGGCAGAATAGTAATCTATAGAACAACAGGAGTGTCCAAGCATGTTAAAATCTCAAAATAGAGTTCTCAGAATAAAtctaaccaaagagccaaagagATGCTATTGCAAAAAGAAATTATCTTGAGTTACATAAGTTATGTCCATGCACACTATTTTTCTATGCTATACAAATATCATAATCCCACCTACTAgtgccatgttcgtttggctgataagtcatggcagaaagtactgttggctgatttgttgtgagagaaaaatactattcgttggctgaaaaagtacggtttataagccaagcgaacagggcgtttTTTTGGCCATATAAGTTCCGTTGACCATATAAGGGTTTTTTTTTGCCAAGGAGTGGACATTATTCAAAGTACACTTGAAGTATGAACAGGAGCAGGAAAACCACTGATACGCAAAGCAGCGGCTCATCACCCATATCCTACTGTGGATTCACAAAAGGAACTCGCACATCAGCAAAGGCTAGATCACTGAACCTTATTGATGGCCATTGATTGGAGACGTTGGTATTTCACTTGTGGTACTGCCCCGTTcggttcgctgaaaaaacaagccgaaacactgttttggctgatttgttgtgagagaaaaatactgtttcggctgcaaaaacaagctgaaaagtacgaattataagagaagcgaacagggccactaATTCAAAGCAGTGGTTTCATCACCCGTATCCTATCAGATAGCACCGATTCGGGTGGCAATAATTCAAAGAACCCTTTTTTTACGAGGAGTTGACCACATAATTCAAATGCACTTCAAGTATGAACAGGAGCAGGAAAACCACTGATGCACAAAGCAGTGGTTTCATCACCCATTCACCTGTATCCTATGTTCATTCACAAAAACAAACTAGCACCGCAGCACAGGCTACATCATTTAGCCTATTTGATGACCATGGATCGAGACGTTGGTATTTCGCTTTTAGTATCAATTCAGGTGGCAACAATAATACGATCAAACACGGTAGGCTAGGCCCACTACAGcctttgtctaattcaaaatatCTCCTATAATAGTTAGATAGGCATCAACATCAGACTCCTTTCCTAACACACCAAACATACTTTggagaaaaaggagaaaaaaaaatactCCATACACGGTTCATTCTTTTCAATAAACAGCGAAGAAGACAACCCACCAAAGAAATGCTTCATCAGTAGACAAAAGATGTATGAGTATTATTTATTACTCAcatagcctgttcgctggttaatttctgagctgataagcCTGACTGATAtttgtttgttgtgagaggaaaacactggttGATAAGCCCGGCTGCTATATGTGTGCAACCTGTACGTCAGTGCTTATCTAACTGATTGTTGTGAGCAATAAATAATACAACGTGCAGCAGCGCAGCAACGGATTGCAGCCCATGGTACAGAATAGTGACGAATAGAAATACTAGTACTATACATATGCGCTGGCATCCGATCCAATTGATTACTGCGAGCGACTAATGCATGATTGGCTTCAATCTGCACACAATTGTACTGTGCATAGAAATCCCGGCATGGCGTGGCGATTTATCGGAAGCTGACAATTATGTGCAACTGACAACCAGAGTTGGGATCAGAACTAAAATTTCTTTGCTAGGCTTTCTGTCCAGAATATATCAGGTAATCTAGTGATTGATCCTGAGTTAGGCGGCGTTGTTCGATCAGAGACACAAAACCAGCGTTTGAATCGCCCAGTAACCTCGTGCCCAAACAAGGATTCACGCAACCGGTCGACAAGACAAGATAACGCAGCAAGGAAACAAAAGGCGAGAGGAACCCAACGAGACGGCGAGACTCACCTGAAGCGCGGCGAGAGGCGAATCCAACCGCCAAAGCACAACTGAACTTCCTCAAGCTTGGTGATCCTGACAGGGCAGCCCGGGGGGTTCCAGTCCCGCCGTGGCACAAAACCGCCGAAATAGCCCGCCGCAGCAACTAGCCCCGGTTCGCCGGAGGCTCTCGGCTCCGGCGCCGCCGCACGGACACAGGCGGAGAGGGACGGGATCGAGTTAAAGGTGGCAGCTTTTTTCTTGGGCTTGGAAGTTTCTCCGGCTTCTGCAATGCGGGACGAGTGGGAGAGAGGACGAGAGGACAGGGAAGGCATGTACTCGTATATACTACTACTACGAGCGTGGCGGCCGCGGGCGCAGTCAAGCCGTTGACTCGGAGAGGGAGCAGGCGGGCGGGCGTGCAGATCGGCCGGGGGCCGGGACGCGGGCTCGGGGACCGGATCGGTGTGTCTCGGCGGCCGGGCCGCGTCACTGCGGGGACCACCGCGGAATGCCCTCCGGTTTGGTGAGCTGGAGCTCGGACTCGGCTGAGACGAGTTGAGATTGACCTCACCATCACCAAGGAGACGAGTTGTCCCTCTCATAAAAAAAAAAGGAACGAGTTGTGATGATCACCCTGTTCGGCTGCACTAGTTGCGGCTGAATTCTGCTACTGCTACAGTTCAAATTCAAACTTGTGGCAGCAGCCAATTCAATTCAAATTCCGGTGGGAATGCAAAAATGGCACCAAAGCATGTGTACAGTTACATAACAGTTCAATACCACCATCACAGCCATTCCAACTGATGTATACAGTGCTACATCATACATATAGCATAAGTGGACCCTTACAAAACTTGTAGCCCTTGGGAGCCACACATCAAACTGCTAGAAGAAGGGTCACATCTGCAACCTTCTTCTAGACAAATGGCCACTACAATGGTTCAATAGTTGTCCTAACCAAATATAATTTCAAATGTCTACAGTCCTCTACATCTAACATGTAGCAATACAACAATTGCAAAAGCTGTACCCATTTCAAGGCACATATGAAACAGCAAGAAGATCAAATCCATCCATCAAACTCTAGGAACCCAACCATCAATCATCTTCATGCCATCCTCTGCTCCCCGTGCACCATGTGGGCGCTACGGGAGAGAGGCGGGCCATCCGTGGAGCAACTCCAAATGGCCCCCATGTGGAACGCCGTGCTATCGCGCAAGCTTGATCAGCTCCAGCAGTACTTGTGAATGTGGGATAAGGATAGCAATCCTATCGTCGTGCTATCGCGTTTGGAACAGGGATAGCGATCCTATCCTGCAGATATTCAGcctattcggttggctggtttatatcgttgctggttcgtgaagaagcactgttggttggtttgtgtgagagaaaaatattgttccaactggaaatttacgatcgtttacgacaagccacagccaaacgaacagtctTATTTTACTCAACGTCTACAGATATAAGATTCTACCATAGGTAGAGGCGTGGGTATGTCACTTCATTTGTGGTACTTAAAATACAAAGGATTTCATCTATTCAAGTGGTAATCTTACTTGCTGGCAGGTAACCGTGAGTATTATATCTGACAGGTGTGGACACGTGTGCATAATGTTACTTGCAGGTATAATTTTTTTTCGTTATAAGCAATTTATCGCCGACAGATATTTAGTCCATACGTGGCCTGTTCGCttagaggaatttggatggtttggaggaatgctgtagaaatttgtgagagaaaaacactgttccggatgaaaaaagaagcggatcaaagtCGGATTTAAAGACCGGCCGGCCTATTCGCTTGGagaaatttggatggtttggaggaaatgctggaggaatttatgagagaaaaatactgtttcggataaaaaaagaagcagatcaagccggatttaagggcacgATCTGTAGTTTACTCGACTTGTTACCCTAGTTAGTAAAGATAGGACATGGACGAGAGTTTTCTGCGTAAGCGTCAAGCAACACATCTGCTCATCAGATTTCTTTCAAAACTATCTTGTATCAATACATCTATAGATAGAATACTGGATACCGGATAGAAATAGGACATGGTCAGCGACGGAGGCAGtggggggtgtgtgtgtgtgtgtgggggggggggggggggctctagCCCCGTACCCATCCTAGGTACGTGGAGTCTCTCTAAGACCTCTTTTAAAattttatgtatatatgtattAGTTAGAAGGAgttaaggttaagagaagataaaaaaaaacatctattcttttgttcagctcctcctaaatttttttctagcTTCGTCACTGGACATATGGTCACATGGACAAATCAGGAATGGGTGGCTACGCAAAATGCAATGGGTGTAGACTGTAGAGTTGAAGTTTGAAATGTTCAAAATGTTGAATGTATAGATATAATAGCTGAAAGCAGCTCTGCAGACGGCAGGTCAATATTTGCAGTTGCTATTAGCTGCTTCCGGGCCCTGCCCAGTCGCTCTTGCTCCGACTCCGACCCTCGGAAAGGACACGGTGACACACTGCAATGAGGCGATCGAAATCGAAGAATACCACGGATGCGGAGCAAACCGTCCATTCTCCGGCCATAGGTTTTCTCGCGATTATTCATTTCATGACGAATGgccccctttttttttttttttttttttgccttcttctgctgctgctgcaaatTAC
Coding sequences:
- the LOC136531923 gene encoding cold-responsive protein kinase 1-like isoform X2; amino-acid sequence: MSCFAHFFKRKRGPHQQDNPSDDYFTGSENITRYSYRELVSATSNFDQSNKIGEGGYGPVYKGTLKDGTAIAVKVLSLHSRQGAKEFLNELLAISDVAHENLVKLYGCCVEGNHRILVYNYLENNSLAHILLGSGHSNIQFNWRTRVNICIGVAQGLAFLHDSVRPHIVHRDIKASNILLDKDLTPKISDFGLAKLLPPDVSHVSTRVAGTLGYLAPEYAIRGQVTRKADVYSYGVLLIEIVSGRCNTDTKLPYDDQILLEKTWRYYDRGDLEKIIDSSLGDDLDVNEACRFLKVGLLCTQDVTKRRPGMSTVVAMLKGEADLGTEMISKPDVIRDFGDLKMRSKATSSTLLTSIMARSSQLSSEETTRNSITFTEISERD
- the LOC136531923 gene encoding cold-responsive protein kinase 1-like isoform X1 is translated as MSCFAHFFKRKRGPHQQDNPSDDCKISYAYNFTGSENITRYSYRELVSATSNFDQSNKIGEGGYGPVYKGTLKDGTAIAVKVLSLHSRQGAKEFLNELLAISDVAHENLVKLYGCCVEGNHRILVYNYLENNSLAHILLGSGHSNIQFNWRTRVNICIGVAQGLAFLHDSVRPHIVHRDIKASNILLDKDLTPKISDFGLAKLLPPDVSHVSTRVAGTLGYLAPEYAIRGQVTRKADVYSYGVLLIEIVSGRCNTDTKLPYDDQILLEKTWRYYDRGDLEKIIDSSLGDDLDVNEACRFLKVGLLCTQDVTKRRPGMSTVVAMLKGEADLGTEMISKPDVIRDFGDLKMRSKATSSTLLTSIMARSSQLSSEETTRNSITFTEISERD